The Glycine soja cultivar W05 chromosome 15, ASM419377v2, whole genome shotgun sequence region AATGTTGGTCAAACCATAATCACTTCACCTTCTGAGCTTTCAATTTGTTCATTTGCTGCTGCTGGAAACTGTCCACGAGGGGAAAAATGCCCTCATATTCATGGGGATCTATGTCCCACCTGTGGAAAGCATTGCTTGCATCCTTTCCGACCTGAGGAAAGAGAAGAACATATGAAGAGTTGTGAAAATAAGCATAAGCATCTTGATGCATTGAAACGAAGTCAAGAAATTGAATGCAGTGTTTGCCTGGAGCTTGTTCTGTCAAAGCCTACAGCAGCTGAATGTAAGTTTGGGCTGCTGTCTGAATGTGATCATCCGTTCTGCATATCCTGTATTAGGAATTGGCGTAGTAGTAACCCAACATTGGGGATGGATGTTAACAGCACATTGAGGGCCTGCCCTATTTGTCGTAAGCTATCATACTTTGTCATTCCAAGTGTCATTTGGTACTCAACAActgaagaaaaacaagaaatcaTCGACAACTACAAGGCAAAGCTCAAGTAATTTCCTGATCACTTACAAAATCTTATGACATCTTTTGCTTTTCCTATCCAATTAATCCGTGATCTAATCACAACTAAAGCGCAGAGAGTTTTAACTTTGGGTTACAATTATATGCTGCCTAGTTGATGAGGGACGATCCAtttcctttcctccttctctatATTGACCGGCGCAGCTGATGCCAAGCCATATAGCATATATTTcacaacaagaaaaagaaaaacctcaGCTGAGTGAAATAGTGAATGGCTATCTCTTTTTCTGATACTCTTTtggtaattgtttaattcatttGTAGGTCAATTGATTGCAAGCACTTTGACTTTGGGGAAGGGAACTGCCCTTTTGGAACTAGTTGTTTCTACAAGGTAATTCTGTGAATATAACTAGTTCTAATGTGACTCCCCCTCTCCCCGCCTGGgccatttttctcttttcctgcTAAGCACTTGTAATTATCTTTTCTTGAGGCATATAGATGTTTTCTTATACACTCTTAGAATTCATtgcattaataaattattttttcatactaGTCTCCAAAGTGTGTACTAAATTTGGTTTGCTATTAAGCCAATTTCATTTGTCCTAATGGCttcaattttctataaaattagcATTATAGCATTGAAAACAATGGCTGCAACTTGTTTCTGCCTTTCTAGTACCCAAGTCTATTAATATTTGCAGGCATACAGTTTCTATTCCCCTACCTTGTGTTGAATTATGATGTCTAGATAGTGGTTTTGGCCATTGAACTGTGTTAAAAGTGAGGTTTGATTAGTGTTTTGAGGTATCTATTAGCAAAATTGACTGAAGATTGGTTTCTTCTATCTTTACTTGCAGCATGCATATCGAGATGGCCGTCTGGAGCAGGTAGTTTTGCGACATCTAGGGGCTGCAGATGGTGATACCGTAATTGCAAAAGACATCAGGTTGCTCTTTTCCTTCTCATTATCTCTGGCCTTaacctttccttttctcttttattttgttcatttcaCTAACCTAAAACATGATGCTTTCAGGTTGTCGGATTTCCTTTCTAACATGCATTTAAGATGAATGGTGTTGTTCGTATGTTCCAGTAAGTTTCAAACTTGTGTTTCCTTTTACTTAAATCAAGGGCGACTTTTGTATATGGattaatgtataataataatatttcctTTGTATCCTTTGCTTCATTATGGTGCTTTGGTTTGAAGAATCTTATGCTCCTCTAAGGAACTCCCTGTTCTTAAACCAACCAACAAAATTACTTAGGCCCTCTTTGAAGAAGCTTATccataaacacttaaaaatatGTGTGTAATGGAGAAGCTTATCCAAACATGGCCCTAATGTGATTCTCGAAGTTCTGGATACATGATTACTTTTGTATTTggtgcttaatttttttattgttaatttctgTCTTTGAAGTCTCAAATATGATAGTTCTTTGGGAAGCATCACCATTTGTTCTATTGTTGATAAGCTGAGCCAAACTTTTATGGTATTTACCCAAGTTTGATGATCCCATGAATGGTGATTGGTTTTATGGGTATTTAGAGGCCATATCACATTTAGTAGTCTGGTCATATTATCTTTGCATAAACATGTTCTATTTTAGAGTTATTCTGGGTTGGGGTTTAAGAAATGAATGTGTTTAGTGTGCTTCCTTATAGCCTTTTGAATGTGAGAGTACATATCTGCCTTTTAAATTGTTTAAACCAAGTTTCTCCTTTTACATCTAGACATATGATATGGAATGGAACAGGTGAAGAAATGAATCGACTAGTATTTGGTTGCTACTTAGTAAAGGGTAATCACACTGCGTAGAAGGAAGCACCACTTCTTTGGGGCCATTTTAAGCAATCTTAGATtctttgggccttccagaaaatGGGAATGATGGACATTAAAAGCTTATGAACTTTGTCCTAAAATGATCAAAGAAAGAGAAGATCAAATGATTATCTAAAATTGGTGAATGATTATGCAGGGTTTAGTTCTAATTATCTCACTTTCCAACCATATAGATATTGCCATCAAAAGTGGAAAGAAAAATCTGTTTtcatctttctttgtttttttagttaaacTAATCATTTGGTCCTTAATAGGTTGCACTCATTTAGGAATCAGTTCATGTATGAGGAAAGCTTAAGTTTTAATCACCATACACCCTTATTAGTAAACATTGGTACCTGCTATTACTATGTTTCAGTTTTAGTCTTAAAAAACTTAAGTTTTAGTTCCTATACGCCCTTATAGGGATTAAAGttttaagttttcttttccCGGTACAGGGACTGATTCCTCAACGAGTTTCACCGATGAGGACCTAATGTTTAGTTTAACCTTGTTTCTCTTCCTCACTTTTTATTCCCAAAACATCTAGCCCTAATGCCTACTTTTTTTTACATCTATGCATAGTTGTTTGAATAGAATTGTTGTTAAGCTTAGTGCCTCTGTTTTTCTTTGTTATCCCTAGTTGTGTTAATTGCTTCCTGTGTGTTATCTCTGCAGGATACTTGCTTAAAATAGCATGCTTCAatgtcaaaaattatttttatattgcaAGTCAAGCTCCTCTTCTTGTTTCTGTGATAGGTGCTTTTTCAGTAAACCATATGCACTTGATAACCCCAAGTTTTCTGAAATGTAAGTTTTGTTGGTCTtgatttgagatttttctttaaatttgtcTACTATTTGATGTTGATACCCATAAAGTATTATGTATTGCTTTCAATCATTTTCTATTATGTGTGCATTATTTTCTCACTTTctcttagaatgtgggtttgggCCTAACTCAATCCCGAAAGCTAGTTCATTGGGTGAGGGTCCCCCCCCACTTATACACTCTATGTTGGCCTTATTTCTAGCCGATGTGAGACTTGGGTTTTCTCCGATACTTTCATTGAAATTGTTTGTGTAAGCATTTGATCCTGTGGCCCCACCACAAAAAGGAATCATATATTCATTCTTTCTTTTGGTCTTCGTTTTGTTGCcatttgtcacaaaatttatcaatGTTATGTTGGTAGCTTTTGTTAAGAGATTGTAAAGGCAAATATTACAAGAAAGGgagttgaattgtgattttagtaatttttaagtcttttcacaattaaagattttttatcTGAAACAAAAACTTTGTAGAAACAAATAACagatcttttgaaaaaaaaaaaaaacttagacgGAACAAAACAAATACATGAAACACAACATGTTTACAAAAGCCTAAAAACCAATTTAGACCTTGGGTTAGTTGAAAGCAAAAGGAAAGCAATAAAAATTAGACACAGAAATTTATATTGATTCGTCTCTACCACCGAGACTACGTTTACTTCTTAGCAAAATACCAAGTTTCACTAATTTCTCACGAGTTACAAGTATTGTATCACGACCACTTCTGACTTTACATATCAAGTTCTACCCCAAGCTTGATCAACACCCAGTATTCTTTGACCTACCAAGCCATTGTTGGCTCTATGCAAATCAAAATAGATTTGTGGTTGAGGTTTGCTTAGAGACTAAATCTAGAAACGTCTTACAAATGGATACTATCAACGCTTAgtctttttctctcaatatgTTCAAAATGCTTTGAGAGCTTTTTCTAACTTTACAGGAATACACATAAAGCTTTTTGCAGAAAGAATAATGAATGTTTTTAGTACAAGGTTTTTTAAGTCTTCAAAGCTTCTGGTTTATATAGGTCTCATCTTCAAGTATTCGTTGTCTTACAatgggtagatttcttcacttaaTCTTCGTGTAATGAATATGACCATTGGGAGCatttaatgcttgcattaaatgcacATCCTTCCCTCATACAGAAAGTTCACTCTTCAAAGCTTGCGTGTTTGAGAATTGCAACAGGTAGTCACTTCTTTGTGTCATAGCAGGTCTTGTGTAGCAAAACTCTTCTTTTGATAACGATTGAGGAATTTCAAACCttgacttcatttattcttcataggatttGACAGAACCTAGGAAAATGTTTCTGCAAAAGAAATCTCAAACACAAAGCATTAAATGAAGTCTTAAATGTCATCTCAAATGTCATATCAAATCATGACTCCATCTGCCAATCGTCTGAAACATCAGACGCAGATTTCTTAAGACATGTTCTAATAAAGCATCAGATATGAAACATCAGACACTTGTTTCGCATAAGACACAATTTTTAACCTTTGCATTTGTttacatctaatcaaaataattaagggtcTTGATTCGTCTTAAGATATAAATGTCTTTTGACTCAACAGAGATGTAACATAAtaccattctttttttttttttttttgtgttttgggATTGTTGCTTCTTATTTTCTGGACTTGGTATGAGAGTCCCAATGACTAAGTGATGGGGTGTCATTGAACCATCTCCAACCTCACCCATGCTGTTGAGCATTAGCCAAATGAAACGGTTTTCTCCTTACAGGTCCCCATGGCTTCCTCCCCAAAATTTTAGCCTcccttttttataaattgagcTTGGTACTCttaaatcaaggaaggatctcGAGCATTGCAATATTTCCCGACCTCATCTCTAGAAGTAAAATCCTTGTATTTACCTCATTCAATTGTAAAGTGGCCCTCTACTTCAATTGTGGCCAAATGTATTAATAGTAAACTGACCTAAAGGATTGGTTGGTTCCCTTTGAAGCATGTCCTTCTTTTAGGATAGACTCcatgttttcctttttcatgACCCCCATTCCCTTTCATTAGTGAGTTGGGCTTGACCCATTATGTATAGAAAATAGTTTCCTTTTTCAACATTCTAGTCATTCTCTCTACTGATTTGGGCCCATAGGTCAAAACTGGGCTTAGGTGCTGCAATTCAAGTTATGTCCTTCCTTTTCCATAATACTCATGCTGCTTTTGGTTGTAGTGTGTAGCCATCTTTGCCAATGTCTTGTGACTCTTGTCTAAAATAATCCTATTGGTCTTTGTAGGGGTTTGGGGTGTTGTCAGAGTAAAAAAGAAAGGTGGCAACAGATAAGACAcacaaacaaaataagaaaccTGATCATGAATCCATGCAAAAGGCATAAAATGTGTCGAGAAAAACGAGTGAACATGTAAATGAATCCTTGTGTCTTGACTCCGCAACAGAGACTCTTATTTATAGTTAAATTGATAATTGTTATAGCACACAAAGGCTACAAAAGGCTGTGGtgttaaaatgatttatttgatttgaataCTGCTTGTGGATTGTCTTAgcttatatttttatgtaaggTTATTGTTAAGTGGCGTTCAATTTTTGAGAGTTGACTAGTAATTAGTAATATAAGAAAGGGTGCAAGTATCAGCACACTTTCAGGCAAGCTGTTCTCTCTTTCCTATAACATCAAGTTGTGGTGTTGGTGTTTTCCCTCGAACCCTTACATTTTACTTTGGAACAATCGGTTTCTTGAAGTTGTAATTgtgaactgtttttttttttttttgtgtgtgttttattGTAAACTGTGTTTGCTAACATTGGTTTCTTTATTgtcttttaatcaaaatttcagGGGTACCTGAGAAAGAACCTGCACTGTGCATTCTGTCGTTGTTGTAATAAAGTGCATGTGTTAAATGGTAGATGGACATGCTATGAGGgtataaacttaaaataagttCAATTTTTAAAGCAGATAAATCCAAGTATGGATTGATGGTGGTATACTCTATTTGAAGCATGGTGGAAAGCACTCTTTTAGCCATCAGTGAGACTTTTAGAAGCATTTCTTTTGTCTGGTGGATTTCAATGTTAATATGCAAATATTGATATTGGGGTGATGAAGTTTTCCTGTTCACATTATTGAGATCTTAAGATATACCTTTTTATTGTATACTGGGATTCCCTTGCTGTGGGTGGCACTGCACCAAGAGTCTTGGGAAAGGGTTCAACATATGTATCGGTTTTGTTATCTCTTATAGGACTTTGTCATGGCCCTTTAGGGGCTTATATTGGTGACCCGTTTCCTTTTGATGAATATACGAGTATAATCGAAGTTTCACCCATTGAATATACGACTCCTAGTGAAATTTCATTCAATTTAAGAAGCCAGTATAGGGGGAAGTTCTgttatttaatactattaatttagttttactTGGTCAAATTTTGTTCATCTCATTTCAATTGCAAtaatattaaatcaaatttttagaAGAAATGTTAAtgtattctaaaaaattaattgaacaaccctccaaattagaaataaaagccTACATGAATGAGTATTGTAGCATTTTACATCCTCATTTTGGGCCATGTAAAGTGAGTAGATTTCCATTTTGGTCCTtctaactctctctctctctctctctctctctttttaaatttcattcctagaaaatttgaaaaaaatgtttttgattCTTATTATCAAGTGACATCCGTTAGATTCAATGAAAGGTCATGTTACTGTTTATGTGGTACTATGTTAACACGTggcactttaaaaaaaatggatatgaaaaatagagatttttgaaggatgaaaataaattcttttacaGGAACCGAAactaaaatttgtttattttataagaaaaaaaaacagtaatttTAGGGCTTGGGAgtattactgtttttttttttttttttttttttctgaatgagAACATATTAAAGCCTAGGAACCTTTAGGAAAGAAGATACAAGCGAGATTCGCCTATAGGGCATCAGAAATGAAATCaagaattacattaaaaattctTAATGGCACCTGAATGCCTAGACCATTTGCCAAGACGCTACTTCACCATAAGTCAAGATAAACATTGTTTTGAAAGGACTCTGCGAAATCGCTTAACAATTTAACAAAAATGCACTTTTGATTTAACTTTTCACCTGCCGATGTATCAATTGTGTTATGCTTTTGCATAAGAGCGTGAGTCAATGTATTGTTTGGAACAATACATAATAGGTCTTTATACTGGTTTGTATGAGACGTGATAGGCTCCTTTGTGCTGGCTTCCTCTCCAATTGAAGAGAATGGATTCGAATGCTCAATCAAGCAATAGCAATTCGAGCTACAGCTAGGGAGTCTCACTCAATCAACCCAATGGCATGATGTTCTGCTTAATGGGCTTGTTTTGTTCTCGCGGATGGACTGAAGAACCCTAAATAAAGGGTGCCCTCGTAGGTCGGTACACAGTTTTGTGTATGACATAAATAGGTCTATACACAGTTTTGTGACATAATCAGCTTATAGAATAAGTAATGGGCAAGCATTAAAATTGCAAGAAATAGAAATTGCAAGACATAAGTTTTTAGAggatttcattaaataattatgataGTGGTGTTCCTTTTATATTGTGACCTCAGTGCGCCTTGTTAAAACCTCTTCAACCAAAAtccattattttttacttgGGAAAAATGATTGAAGTAGAAAAAGAGTATGACACATGGTTTTAACTGAAGTATGGTTTCAAATGTGTTGCGTTCTAGGTCCTTGGGATGACCTTTCCAGCAAGCTCTTCAAGTTAAAAAGCATCATTTTGTAGTATTGCGATGACTCTAAAGGGTCTTCTTAGTTTGGGGTGAGCTTCCTTTTATTATAGTCTTTTCTTGCTTCTCCCTTCATCCTCCAAACGAGATCTCCAACTCAGAATTCTCTCCTTTTCAGTTTTGACTCATGCTTCTGAGTTGCTCTCCTTTTGCAAGCTTCCTCCTCAATATAAGCGTGATTTCTCACCTTGTCAATCATGTACAATTCGAAAGCAAGGTTTTCATTGTTGAGTGCCTCATCAAAATGGGTTCTTCTTATTAAGGGTTCATCAACTTCCACAGGAATTATGGCATTAGTGCCATGTGTCAATCGGAAAGGAGTTTCCTTTGCCGTGGATTAAGGAGTGTAGTGATATGCTCACATAATACTAGGCAATTCTTCAACCCAAAGTCCTTTTGCTTTCTTCATCTCGCTCAAAATGATCTTGTTCGCTGCTTCTGCTTGTTCAATGGTTTGAGGGTGTTAGACAAAAGACAACAAATTTTTTATGCTGAGCTCCTACAAGAACTGGTCATACCCCTTGTCTACGAATTGTTTGTTGTTATCAATGACTTTGGAAAAGGGAAGGCCATGTATGCAAATTAGCAACTTCCATGTGAACTTCTGAATTTTTTGGGTAGTGATTCTTGCAAGTGGCTTCACCTCGATCTATTTGGTGAAATAGTTTATTGCCACTGATAGGAACTTTACCTGTCCCTTCGCAATCGAGAAAGCTACTAGGATGTCCATGCCCTAGAATACAAATGACCACGTTGGGTGTATGTTGTGCAACTTCTCAGGTAGAGCATGATGGAGGTTGCTAAATTATTGGCATTCTGTACATTTCTTTGAATACTCCATGTAGTCAGTTTGCAATGTCGGTCAATAGTAACCAACTTAGAGGACCCGAGCTGCCATGCTTCTTCCTCCTGAATGAAAACCATAAATGCC contains the following coding sequences:
- the LOC114387613 gene encoding putative RING-type E3 ubiquitin transferase C3H69 — its product is MSKRVLCKFFAHGACLKGEHCEFSHDWKDPPNNICTFYQKGVCAYGSRCRYDHVKASREQSSAPSSSVTEPQTPVSDTVAFGNTRATFNGVATAAEFSLSRSPYFLPSEPAWNQEPVWNQEFGYNEPLGEDNVGQTIITSPSELSICSFAAAGNCPRGEKCPHIHGDLCPTCGKHCLHPFRPEEREEHMKSCENKHKHLDALKRSQEIECSVCLELVLSKPTAAECKFGLLSECDHPFCISCIRNWRSSNPTLGMDVNSTLRACPICRKLSYFVIPSVIWYSTTEEKQEIIDNYKAKLKSIDCKHFDFGEGNCPFGTSCFYKHAYRDGRLEQVVLRHLGAADGDTVIAKDIRLSDFLSNMHLR